Within Oribacterium sp. oral taxon 102, the genomic segment GGACAACAGGGATGAGCAAAAAAGCAGCGCGAACGAAGAGAGCGATGCGATTTGCGAATTGCTGTTGTCGGCACGAAAGCTGCGAAAGCAGCGGAGTGCCGTGAGGGACTTATGCACGCGGTAGCACGCCGGAACAGCCGCCGTGTTTACACGAGCGGAAGATCCGGCATCTGACGGGACAACAGAAATGATATAACAATGAGGAGTATAACATATGAGAGAGCAAAATTGTATTTTCTGTCGTATCGCAAACGGAGAAATTCCGTCGACGACGCTCTATGAGGATGCGCGCTTCCGCGTGATCTTCGATCTGAGCCCGGCGACCCGGGGGCATGTCCTGCTTATCCCGAAGGAGCATTACGCGGATCTGACAGAGCTGGACACGGAGACGGCGCGGGAGGTGCTGCCGCTTGCCGCACGGATCGGCAGGGCAATGAAGGCAGGACTCGGCGCGGCGGGCTTCAACCTCGTGCAGAACAATGGAGAAGCAGCGGGACAGACCGTGCGGCATTTCCACCTGCACATCATCCCGCGCTACGGCGCGGGAGAGGAGCTGCTGCTCTGGAAGCCGGGAGAGTCCACGGCGGAGGAAAGGGAGGCACTCTCTTCGCGGATGGGGGAATATCTTCGATGAGCCTTCACAGAATCGTACTGACCGGAGGCGGCACCGCCGGGCATGTGACGGCGAATCTCGCCCTGCTGCCGCGGCTTCGGGAGATGGGCTGTGAGATCCGCTACATCGGCTCCCATGACGGGATCGAGCGGAGGCTGCTCACAGAGGCGGGCGTTCCCTATCGGAGCGTCGATACCGGGAAGCTCCGGCGTTACCGGGATCTTCGTAATCTGACGGATCCGTTCCGGGTGCTCCGGGGCGTTTTTCAGGCACGGCGGCTCCTTCGGGAATGGAGACCGGATCTCGTATTCTCGAAGGGGGGCTTCGTGGCGGTTCCGGTCGTTTGGGCGGCACGGCTCCTGCATATTCCCGTAGTGAGCCATGAGTCGGATATGACGCCGGGGCTCGCCAACCGGCTGACGCTCGGCTGCGCGTCGAGGATCTGCTGCAACTTCCCGGAGACGGTGCAGCGGCTCCCCGCGGGGAAGGCGGTGCTGACCGGCTCTCCGATCCGGGAGGAGCTCCTCAGGGGGAGCCGGGAGGATGGGCTCCGTAGGTGCGGCTTCACCGGGGAGAAGCCCGTGCTGATGGTCATCGGCGGAAGTCTGGGCTCGGTCGCGGTCAATGAAGCGGTGCGGAAAAATCTGGATACGCTGCTCGCGGACTTCGATATTGTCCACCTATGCGGCAGAGGGAATCTCGCAGCATCGCCGGACGGCCGTCCCGGCTACCGGCAGTACGAGTACCTGACAGAGGAGCTTCGCGACGTATATGCGATGGCAGAGCTTGTCATCAGCCGTGCCGGCGCCAATGTGATCTGTGAGCTGCTCGCGCTCCGGAAGCCGAATATCCTGATCCCGCTCCCGCTGGAGGCATCCCGCGGGGATCAGATCCTCAATGCCCGCTCCTTCGAGCGGCAGGGCTTCAGCCTCGTGCTCGATCAGCATGCGCTGGAGAGGGAGGCTGGGCTTTTGCCGGAGGCGGTGCGTGCCGTATATGAGAGACGGGATATGTACAGAGAGACGATGGCGCACGCAGATGCCGCAAACGGGGTCTCGGCGGTGCTCCGGGTGCTCTGCGAGACCGCGGGATAGTCGGCGTATCGCCGCAGGGGGGAAGAGTATGAAAATAGGAATCATCGGCGCGATGGAGGAGGAGCTCAGCCGTCTCAGAGAGGCGCTCTCGGAGGGGACAGAAGAGGAGAGGGGCGGGCTCCGCTTCTTCTCCGGGAAGCTTTCCGGCAGGGAGGCGGTGCTGGTTCGCTCCGGCATCGGCAAGGTCAATGCGGGTGCGTGCACGCAGCTTCTGATCGATCGCTTTCAGGTGGACTGTGTCATCAATACCGGCATCGCAGGCTCGCTGGATCCGGCGATCGACATCGGAGATATCGTCA encodes:
- a CDS encoding HIT family protein, producing MREQNCIFCRIANGEIPSTTLYEDARFRVIFDLSPATRGHVLLIPKEHYADLTELDTETAREVLPLAARIGRAMKAGLGAAGFNLVQNNGEAAGQTVRHFHLHIIPRYGAGEELLLWKPGESTAEEREALSSRMGEYLR
- a CDS encoding undecaprenyldiphospho-muramoylpentapeptide beta-N-acetylglucosaminyltransferase, whose translation is MSLHRIVLTGGGTAGHVTANLALLPRLREMGCEIRYIGSHDGIERRLLTEAGVPYRSVDTGKLRRYRDLRNLTDPFRVLRGVFQARRLLREWRPDLVFSKGGFVAVPVVWAARLLHIPVVSHESDMTPGLANRLTLGCASRICCNFPETVQRLPAGKAVLTGSPIREELLRGSREDGLRRCGFTGEKPVLMVIGGSLGSVAVNEAVRKNLDTLLADFDIVHLCGRGNLAASPDGRPGYRQYEYLTEELRDVYAMAELVISRAGANVICELLALRKPNILIPLPLEASRGDQILNARSFERQGFSLVLDQHALEREAGLLPEAVRAVYERRDMYRETMAHADAANGVSAVLRVLCETAG